A genomic segment from Desulfosoma caldarium encodes:
- a CDS encoding peptidoglycan-binding protein: MLMLVDNRSGVQLGVAEGSSKNFDWGLGGAIFGGSAGGGLGGYTKTPQGKVIAGAFMDAYNQLVRVAKAYTPQTMGDRQLGTGGGLRVDGSSQAGGYQWAKLSLKAAQRKLNALGYEAGTPDGIMGRVTRQALMNFQADRGLPVTGRLDAASAAELAK, translated from the coding sequence ATGCTCATGCTTGTGGATAACCGATCCGGGGTGCAGCTCGGCGTGGCCGAGGGCAGCTCCAAGAATTTCGATTGGGGCTTGGGTGGAGCCATCTTTGGGGGCAGTGCCGGGGGCGGCTTGGGCGGCTATACCAAGACGCCGCAAGGCAAGGTCATTGCCGGAGCCTTTATGGATGCCTACAACCAGCTCGTGCGTGTCGCCAAAGCATATACACCACAAACCATGGGCGACCGGCAATTGGGCACGGGAGGCGGTCTGCGCGTTGATGGAAGCAGCCAAGCCGGCGGCTATCAATGGGCTAAGCTGTCGCTGAAGGCTGCCCAAAGAAAACTAAATGCGTTGGGTTATGAGGCCGGAACACCCGACGGCATAATGGGTCGGGTAACCCGTCAGGCTTTGATGAACTTCCAGGCGGACAGAGGCCTTCCTGTCACGGGACGCCTGGATGCCGCCTCGGCGGCCGAACTGGCCAAATAA
- a CDS encoding AMP nucleosidase encodes MGLKEHEYVRQTLERYTNFPLDRMCEHFLITNFKKYVDWFQEKTGGEKSEGNFRLVNAPHINCTLIDFGIGSPQAALLIHCLAYLDQLKSVIMLGMCGGIDDTLEVGHFVVPSAAIRGEGTSRHYLPPEFPAIPASSVNLFCIGAVKKLGIQPKCGIVYTTDRRLWEYDENFVNHLRRQRILAIEMELATLFSVSYHYEVPIGSIMLVSDMPLQRKGIKSKELHEKIYAEYMPTHLELGLEAVRALEANWSDVSRRLNSEW; translated from the coding sequence ATGGGGTTGAAAGAACACGAGTATGTACGGCAGACTCTGGAACGCTACACCAATTTTCCTTTGGATCGAATGTGTGAGCATTTCCTGATCACGAATTTCAAGAAATACGTAGACTGGTTTCAGGAAAAGACGGGAGGTGAAAAAAGCGAAGGCAATTTTCGACTGGTCAATGCGCCCCATATCAATTGCACGCTGATCGATTTTGGCATCGGATCCCCGCAGGCGGCCTTGCTCATTCACTGCCTGGCCTACCTGGACCAACTCAAATCGGTCATCATGCTGGGCATGTGTGGCGGGATTGATGACACATTGGAAGTCGGGCATTTCGTGGTGCCTTCTGCCGCCATACGAGGCGAAGGGACCAGCCGCCACTATCTTCCGCCGGAATTTCCCGCCATTCCGGCTTCTTCCGTCAATCTTTTTTGTATCGGTGCCGTCAAGAAGCTGGGTATTCAGCCCAAGTGCGGCATTGTTTACACCACCGATCGGCGCTTGTGGGAATACGACGAGAATTTTGTGAACCACCTTAGAAGGCAACGGATTCTGGCCATTGAAATGGAACTGGCCACCCTCTTTTCCGTGTCCTATCACTACGAGGTGCCCATCGGATCCATCATGCTGGTCTCAGACATGCCTTTGCAACGCAAGGGCATCAAGAGCAAAGAACTGCACGAGAAAATCTATGCGGAATACATGCCCACCCACCTGGAACTGGGCCTCGAGGCGGTCAGAGCCCTCGAGGCCAACTGGTCGGATGTATCCCGCCGACTGAACAGTGAATGGTAA
- a CDS encoding flavodoxin family protein, whose amino-acid sequence MEVLVLYYSRSGNTKKLAEHVAEGVQAVDGVSAVLRSTQEVTRDDFVNAAGIIAGSPVYFGIMATDLKRVFDEFVGVRKKMENKVGAAFATSGDPTGGKETTIMSILQCFLIYGMIVVGDPLSATGHYGVACVGAPDEKTAENARKLGRRVAELCLKLHGAF is encoded by the coding sequence ATGGAAGTGCTCGTCCTGTATTATTCGCGAAGCGGCAACACGAAAAAGCTCGCCGAACACGTGGCCGAAGGAGTTCAAGCCGTGGATGGCGTCTCCGCCGTTCTTCGATCCACGCAGGAAGTCACTCGGGACGACTTCGTCAACGCGGCGGGCATCATCGCCGGATCACCGGTCTATTTTGGCATCATGGCCACGGACCTCAAGCGCGTTTTTGATGAGTTTGTCGGCGTGCGCAAGAAAATGGAGAACAAAGTGGGAGCCGCCTTTGCCACCTCCGGAGATCCCACGGGCGGCAAGGAAACCACCATCATGTCCATTCTGCAATGCTTCTTGATCTACGGCATGATAGTGGTGGGCGATCCCCTTTCGGCCACCGGCCATTACGGTGTGGCGTGCGTGGGCGCACCTGACGAAAAAACAGCAGAAAATGCACGCAAGCTGGGTCGCCGTGTGGCAGAACTCTGCCTGAAACTGCACGGGGCCTTCTAA
- the yhbY gene encoding ribosome assembly RNA-binding protein YhbY, whose amino-acid sequence MDKRNKEPWWQQGVDLSLLSWNPVPFAELTGKQRGYLKSLAHKLSPVVRIGQEGVTAAVISEIRKQLLHHELIKVKWLGLSGEDSPKKEQAANLARAVGAHFIQLVGQVVVLYRAPDAGALAEGRSPKILLPEHCSRSSVKESA is encoded by the coding sequence ATGGACAAACGCAACAAGGAACCATGGTGGCAGCAGGGTGTGGATCTTTCCCTACTGTCATGGAATCCTGTGCCGTTTGCCGAACTCACCGGCAAACAGCGCGGCTATTTGAAATCTTTGGCCCACAAATTGAGCCCTGTGGTGCGCATCGGCCAGGAAGGGGTGACGGCCGCGGTGATTTCTGAAATCCGCAAGCAACTTCTCCACCACGAGTTGATCAAGGTCAAATGGCTGGGACTGTCCGGAGAGGACAGCCCCAAGAAGGAGCAGGCGGCCAATTTGGCCCGCGCCGTCGGAGCCCATTTCATTCAATTGGTCGGCCAGGTGGTGGTGCTGTACCGAGCACCCGATGCCGGCGCTCTGGCTGAAGGCCGTTCCCCCAAAATCCTTTTACCCGAGCATTGCTCGAGGTCGTCCGTTAAAGAAAGCGCATGA
- a CDS encoding sigma-70 family RNA polymerase sigma factor — protein sequence MKSVHGQRLDPLYSLRLTREGDDDYERLLDMGILGSEDNLFAEQLEEEESVEDNRNGLLQDEERDLRHERFRVAPSMPSKETEGDAAVEFDEDHVTCYLREVSSFPLLTPEMEIELAKRIRDGQDQLVQLVECHKEDHPVVKDLHGKVRNLLGQAKTFPGVRDKVLKVISRTLHQAVANEPQNPTLSSMKEVCDRIIAEIDEAKHTMVKANLRLVLSIAKRYRGRGMSFDDLIQEGNLGLLKAVGRYDHTKGNRFSTYATWWVRQSIIRGIYDKTRTIRLPVHFIELKNLFYKVFHELVKELGREPTAEEISQRANIPPDKVEMVLSLISQPLSLEMPVGDDEQRLGDFIEDVESASPAQGCETNELSEVTREILASLQPREEKILRLRFGLGGQPRETLEKIGKSFKVSKERIRQIEKKALRKLRHPSKQELLKSYLE from the coding sequence ATGAAAAGCGTGCATGGACAACGATTGGATCCTCTGTACTCCTTGCGGTTGACCCGCGAGGGGGACGATGATTATGAGCGCCTCCTGGACATGGGAATCCTGGGATCCGAAGACAATCTATTCGCTGAACAGCTAGAAGAGGAAGAATCCGTGGAGGACAATCGCAACGGGTTGCTTCAAGACGAAGAAAGAGATCTTCGGCATGAGCGGTTTCGGGTCGCTCCCTCGATGCCTTCAAAGGAGACGGAGGGGGATGCTGCCGTGGAATTCGACGAAGATCATGTTACGTGTTATCTTCGCGAGGTTTCCTCGTTCCCACTGCTGACTCCGGAAATGGAAATTGAATTGGCCAAAAGGATCCGGGATGGCCAAGACCAGTTGGTGCAATTGGTGGAGTGTCACAAAGAGGATCACCCGGTGGTTAAGGACCTTCATGGAAAGGTTCGCAACCTCCTGGGTCAGGCCAAGACATTTCCCGGCGTTCGAGACAAGGTGCTGAAAGTCATTTCTCGAACCCTACATCAGGCGGTGGCGAATGAACCTCAGAATCCGACCTTGTCGTCGATGAAGGAGGTGTGTGACCGAATCATTGCGGAGATCGACGAAGCTAAGCACACCATGGTCAAGGCGAACTTGCGTCTGGTTTTGAGCATTGCCAAACGGTATCGCGGCCGCGGTATGAGTTTTGACGATCTTATTCAGGAAGGCAACCTGGGGTTGCTCAAGGCGGTGGGACGCTACGATCATACGAAGGGAAACCGGTTTAGCACTTATGCCACATGGTGGGTAAGGCAGAGTATTATTCGTGGAATTTATGACAAGACCCGCACCATCCGCTTGCCGGTGCATTTCATCGAACTGAAGAATCTTTTCTACAAGGTCTTTCATGAGTTGGTGAAGGAATTGGGCCGAGAACCCACGGCAGAAGAAATCAGCCAACGGGCTAACATTCCGCCGGATAAAGTGGAGATGGTGCTCAGCTTGATTAGCCAGCCCTTGTCGTTGGAGATGCCCGTGGGGGATGACGAGCAGCGGCTAGGCGATTTCATCGAGGATGTTGAGAGCGCGTCGCCGGCTCAAGGGTGTGAAACCAATGAATTGAGCGAAGTCACTCGGGAAATCTTAGCGAGCTTGCAGCCCAGGGAGGAGAAAATTCTGCGGTTGCGGTTTGGTTTGGGGGGACAGCCCCGCGAAACTCTGGAAAAGATCGGCAAGAGCTTTAAGGTTTCCAAGGAAAGGATCCGTCAAATCGAAAAGAAGGCTTTGCGCAAGCTGCGCCATCCCAGCAAGCAGGAACTGTTGAAGTCTTATTTGGAATGA
- a CDS encoding TGS domain-containing protein → MPANLPPPYFEAEKRYREAKTPEAKIEALEEMLTIMPKHKGTDKLRADLRRKIAKFKSEAQQRKGTGRKGVNYAIDKEGAAQVVVVGAPNTGKSSLVGILSNASPEVAEFPHSTWKPTPGMVPYENIQFQLIDTPPISKDYVDPWMADLIRRSDLVMILVDLKADPLQQMEDTMEVLENLRVFPEGQSPPPDLQKKPFLKKMIVVVNKVDTESDVEDFCAFQELSQCSLPCVAVSTASGRGLHALLDMIFAHSDVLRVYTKAPGKEPDTSAPFILPRKSTVQDLAEKIHKDFVKKLKFARIWGKAVFDGQMVQKDYELQDGDIVEFRI, encoded by the coding sequence ATGCCGGCAAATCTCCCCCCGCCTTATTTCGAAGCTGAAAAGCGGTATCGCGAAGCGAAAACTCCCGAAGCCAAAATTGAGGCGCTGGAAGAAATGCTCACCATCATGCCCAAGCACAAGGGTACGGACAAGCTGCGCGCCGATCTGCGACGCAAGATTGCCAAGTTCAAGTCCGAGGCGCAGCAAAGAAAGGGCACGGGCCGCAAGGGGGTTAATTATGCCATTGACAAAGAAGGCGCCGCCCAAGTGGTGGTCGTCGGCGCTCCTAACACGGGAAAGTCTTCTCTGGTGGGCATTTTGAGCAACGCGTCACCGGAGGTGGCCGAATTTCCCCATAGCACCTGGAAACCCACACCAGGCATGGTGCCCTATGAAAACATTCAATTCCAACTCATCGACACGCCTCCTATCAGTAAAGACTACGTGGATCCTTGGATGGCGGACTTGATTCGAAGATCCGATCTCGTGATGATTCTGGTGGACCTGAAAGCCGATCCGCTGCAGCAAATGGAAGATACCATGGAGGTTCTTGAAAATCTGAGAGTTTTTCCAGAAGGCCAGTCTCCGCCGCCCGATCTGCAGAAAAAGCCTTTTTTGAAAAAAATGATCGTGGTGGTCAACAAGGTCGATACCGAATCGGATGTGGAAGACTTTTGTGCCTTTCAAGAGTTGAGCCAATGCAGTCTGCCATGTGTGGCGGTGTCCACAGCCTCAGGTCGAGGCCTCCATGCCCTGCTGGACATGATTTTCGCGCACTCCGACGTCCTTCGCGTTTACACCAAAGCGCCGGGCAAGGAACCCGACACATCCGCTCCCTTTATCCTTCCCAGAAAAAGCACGGTGCAGGATCTTGCAGAAAAAATTCACAAGGACTTTGTGAAGAAGCTGAAGTTTGCTAGAATATGGGGGAAAGCAGTCTTTGACGGCCAAATGGTTCAAAAGGACTATGAGCTGCAAGACGGCGATATTGTGGAATTTCGCATCTGA
- the alaS gene encoding alanine--tRNA ligase, whose protein sequence is MRASEIRQKFLEFFRDKGHTIVKSSSLIPHDDPTLLFTNAGMNQFKRCFLGEEKREYSRAASSQKCMRAGGKHNDLENVGYTARHHTFFEMLGNFSFGDYFKKEAIEFAWEFLTERMGLPKDKLYATIHEGDASMSLGPDEEARQYWKRYLPEERILTFSTKDNFWAMGDTGPCGPCSEILIDQGEAMGCGRPECRPGCDCDRFLELWNLVFMQFNRHEDGTLEPLPKPSIDTGMGLERIAAVIQKVPSNYDTDLFAPVMEAIGAQAGLRYGADAEKDVSFKVIADHSRAAAFLIGDGVLPSNEGRGYVLRRVIRRALRHGRFLGLNRPFLHSVVEAVMHSMADVYPELLDNRAYITRVILHEEERFSETLDHGLKLLHQEMSRLQDEGARAVPGSLVFKLYDTYGFPIDIVTDMAKKMGMQVDQAGFDALMERQREQSRRHWKGSGERQVSEAYRKLAAQGVRTEFVGYHRLEAESRVLALIQEGVLIDAAGPESRVEVVVEQTPFYGEAGGQVGDRGSLSGPGVSAVVEDTLRLPGDIWVHVVRIENGELRPGDRVVLTVDEASRRDTARNHTATHILHRVLRDVLGDHVKQAGSLVAPERLRFDFTHFAALTPEELLEIERRVNAAILENRPLHVHVMAFDEAIRTGAVALFEEKYGETVRLVEIADFSKELCGGTHAERSGDIGSFVITQESSVAAGVRRIEALTGRHALNFWQEQRRLLEVAARRLKAPAEEVPDRVDKLLIQIKELEKSLDAVKSSMTAKKSLDLFEEAKEMAGVKVLVRHVKEADPKALREMNDRFKERIGSGVMVLGAVHDGKVFLLVGVSKDLTHRIHAGNFIKKVAQVVGGSGGGRPDMAQAGGNLPEKLPEALKLAESLLESTLVGS, encoded by the coding sequence ATGAGAGCCAGCGAAATTCGTCAAAAATTCTTGGAATTTTTCCGCGACAAGGGCCACACCATTGTCAAGAGTTCCTCGCTCATTCCCCATGACGACCCCACTTTGCTCTTCACCAATGCGGGCATGAACCAGTTCAAGCGCTGTTTTCTTGGGGAAGAAAAACGAGAGTACAGCCGAGCTGCCTCGAGTCAAAAGTGCATGCGGGCCGGCGGCAAGCACAACGATTTGGAAAACGTGGGCTATACAGCGCGGCATCATACCTTCTTTGAAATGCTGGGTAACTTTTCCTTTGGCGACTATTTCAAAAAGGAAGCCATTGAGTTTGCGTGGGAATTCCTTACGGAGCGCATGGGCCTGCCCAAAGACAAACTCTACGCCACCATTCACGAGGGCGATGCCAGCATGTCCCTGGGACCCGACGAGGAAGCTCGCCAATATTGGAAACGCTACCTTCCTGAAGAGAGGATTTTGACCTTTTCCACCAAGGACAACTTTTGGGCCATGGGAGATACGGGCCCCTGCGGACCGTGTTCCGAAATCCTTATCGACCAGGGCGAAGCCATGGGGTGCGGTCGACCTGAGTGTCGGCCGGGATGCGATTGCGACCGTTTCTTGGAGCTCTGGAACCTGGTCTTTATGCAGTTCAATCGTCATGAAGACGGAACGTTGGAGCCACTGCCCAAGCCCAGCATCGATACGGGGATGGGTTTGGAACGCATCGCGGCGGTCATTCAAAAGGTCCCGTCCAACTATGACACAGACCTGTTTGCCCCCGTAATGGAAGCCATCGGCGCGCAGGCCGGACTGCGGTACGGGGCTGATGCCGAAAAGGACGTATCCTTTAAAGTCATTGCCGACCACAGCCGCGCGGCGGCTTTTCTCATCGGGGATGGCGTGCTGCCCAGCAACGAAGGCCGCGGCTACGTGCTTAGGCGGGTGATTCGCCGAGCCTTACGCCACGGACGTTTTCTCGGTCTCAATCGGCCCTTTCTTCATAGCGTCGTGGAAGCCGTCATGCATTCCATGGCCGATGTCTATCCCGAGCTTTTGGACAACCGGGCGTACATTACCCGGGTTATTCTGCACGAAGAAGAACGGTTCAGTGAGACGCTCGATCATGGCCTGAAACTGCTGCACCAAGAAATGTCTCGCCTTCAAGACGAAGGCGCCCGCGCCGTTCCGGGGTCCCTCGTGTTCAAACTGTACGACACCTACGGTTTTCCCATAGACATTGTCACGGACATGGCCAAGAAAATGGGTATGCAGGTGGATCAGGCCGGCTTTGACGCGCTGATGGAACGCCAAAGAGAGCAGTCCCGCCGGCACTGGAAGGGGAGTGGAGAACGACAAGTTTCAGAAGCGTACCGCAAGCTGGCCGCCCAAGGCGTGCGCACCGAATTCGTCGGCTATCACCGGTTGGAGGCGGAGAGCCGGGTGCTGGCCCTGATTCAAGAAGGAGTTCTGATCGATGCGGCGGGACCGGAGAGCCGAGTGGAAGTGGTGGTGGAACAAACGCCCTTTTACGGAGAAGCCGGCGGGCAGGTGGGGGACCGAGGCAGTCTTTCGGGTCCTGGAGTGAGCGCCGTCGTGGAGGATACCCTGCGGCTTCCTGGAGACATCTGGGTCCATGTGGTGCGCATCGAAAACGGAGAATTGCGCCCTGGGGATCGCGTCGTTCTTACGGTGGACGAGGCCAGTCGAAGAGATACCGCGCGCAACCACACGGCCACGCACATTTTGCATCGCGTTCTTCGTGATGTGCTGGGCGATCACGTCAAACAGGCCGGTTCCTTGGTGGCTCCGGAAAGGCTGCGGTTCGATTTTACGCACTTTGCGGCCCTGACGCCAGAAGAGCTTTTGGAAATTGAGCGTCGGGTAAATGCGGCGATTCTGGAAAATCGACCGCTACACGTGCACGTGATGGCCTTTGACGAAGCCATTCGCACAGGAGCCGTGGCCCTTTTTGAAGAAAAATATGGGGAAACGGTTCGACTTGTGGAAATCGCCGACTTCAGCAAGGAACTGTGCGGCGGCACGCACGCGGAACGCAGCGGGGACATCGGTTCCTTCGTCATCACGCAGGAATCCAGTGTGGCTGCGGGAGTGCGCCGCATCGAAGCCCTCACAGGCCGTCACGCCCTGAACTTCTGGCAGGAACAGCGCCGCCTCTTGGAAGTGGCAGCGCGGCGCCTAAAAGCACCCGCGGAAGAGGTGCCGGATCGGGTGGACAAGCTGTTGATCCAGATCAAGGAATTGGAAAAGAGCCTGGACGCAGTCAAAAGTTCTATGACGGCCAAAAAGTCCTTGGACCTTTTTGAGGAAGCCAAGGAAATGGCCGGCGTGAAAGTATTGGTGCGCCATGTGAAAGAGGCAGACCCCAAGGCGTTGCGGGAGATGAACGACCGCTTCAAAGAACGCATTGGTTCCGGGGTGATGGTGCTCGGGGCCGTTCACGACGGCAAGGTGTTCCTGCTGGTTGGTGTGAGCAAAGATCTCACCCACCGCATTCACGCGGGCAACTTCATCAAGAAAGTGGCCCAAGTGGTGGGGGGAAGCGGTGGTGGGCGACCCGATATGGCTCAAGCGGGCGGCAACCTGCCCGAAAAACTTCCGGAAGCCCTGAAACTGGCCGAAAGCTTGCTCGAATCCACTCTGGTCGGTTCCTGA